One window from the genome of Candidatus Rickettsiella isopodorum encodes:
- the folD gene encoding bifunctional methylenetetrahydrofolate dehydrogenase/methenyltetrahydrofolate cyclohydrolase FolD, producing MTAIIIDGKAIAQQTRLALKRRLNQRRKQNLITPGLAVVLVGEDAASKIYVRNKRDACRDIGIHSMAYDLVQHTTELELLHLITTLNADQKVHGILIQLPLPASINTGRILDSIDPKKDVDGFHPSNLGLLAQGRPFLRPCTPYGVMRLLAYEKIQLKGLNAVIVGTSNIVGKPLALELLNAGCTITLCHSATRNLHTHIRQADVLVSAIGKAGIIQSPWIKPGAIVIDIGITRTPSGKLHGDIEFSSAKEIAGYITPVPGGVGPMTVAMLLENTLFAAECQDIE from the coding sequence ATGACTGCAATTATCATCGATGGCAAAGCGATTGCTCAACAAACACGCCTCGCTCTCAAACGTCGACTGAACCAACGGCGCAAACAAAACCTTATCACACCTGGTTTAGCGGTCGTTTTGGTCGGTGAAGACGCGGCTTCGAAAATTTATGTCCGTAACAAACGAGATGCTTGTCGAGATATAGGTATCCACTCGATGGCCTATGATTTAGTCCAGCACACCACTGAACTCGAATTACTTCATTTAATTACAACCTTGAATGCTGATCAGAAAGTGCACGGTATACTCATTCAACTGCCTCTTCCTGCTTCTATTAATACCGGGCGTATTCTCGATAGTATCGATCCGAAAAAAGATGTGGATGGTTTTCATCCAAGCAACTTAGGTCTTTTAGCACAAGGCCGCCCTTTTTTACGGCCTTGTACTCCTTATGGCGTAATGCGTTTATTGGCTTATGAAAAAATTCAACTAAAAGGTTTAAATGCTGTTATTGTCGGCACTTCAAATATCGTAGGTAAACCCTTGGCCTTAGAGCTCTTAAATGCAGGTTGTACCATCACACTATGTCACAGTGCCACTCGTAATTTACACACTCATATCCGACAAGCCGATGTGTTAGTTAGTGCTATAGGTAAAGCAGGCATTATTCAAAGCCCTTGGATCAAACCCGGTGCTATTGTGATTGATATCGGAATCACACGCACACCCAGTGGAAAACTGCATGGTGATATCGAATTTTCCAGTGCTAAAGAAATTGCGGGTTATATTACTCCTGTACCGGGCGGCGTGGGCCCTATGACGGTGGCTATGTTATTAGAAAATACTTTATTTGCTGCTGAGTGTCAGGATATCGAGTAA
- a CDS encoding RAP domain-containing protein: MNKNIGINRKIQQLQTTNSLFMLFYEEETQFDSVNLSTLLNKLSKIIFWKYFSPCEKNILKIVSLIPFYDFEPRGIANILNAFSKWPISIHKTSYAEAIKHLIQKIPYQAHDFNAQEIANTLNPLSKWPECVKEVSCQKAIDALVNCIPEKAHGFNTQEIANTLNSLSKWPECVKEDFYQKAMDALVNCIPEKSHGFNTQDISNTLNALSKWPQCMKRVSYQKAMDALVSCIPEKACDFKAQHISNTLNALSKWPQCMQQASYQKAMDALVDCIPERAHDFNPQGIASTLNALSKWPQCMKRISFSKAIDTLIDCIPERAHDFNAQYIANTLNALSKWPECMKKSSCSEAIDILVDYIPEQAYGFNAQGVANTLNALSKWPQSMKRVSYSKAIEILIDCIPERVRDFNAQGIVNTLNALSKWPEHMKVVSYSKAIDTLVDCIPEKIHGFNTQGIASTLNALSKWSERMTERGFYVKARDVLVSRIPQKAHTFKAQEIANIFNTLIKWPECMKEASYAIAMDTLASGIPERVYDFNAQEIANTLNSLSKWPECMKKSVYSKAIDRLVECIPERARDFNAQDISNTLNALSKWPQCIKKASYQKVIDGLVSCIPEKAHDFNTQEIANTLNALSKWPERTRGVFYLNAIDALIDCIPEKSHDFNAQYIANILNALSKWPKSMKRVSYSKAIEILIDCIPERADDFNAQDISNTLNALSKWPNRIKEMSYLKAMNALVDCIPERANTFDSHNIANILNAFTKWPECMKKSIYLKAIDILVECIPERVHDFNAQTIVSLAFTGSLFQLADYSNFLLIKMREIIKNNEKIILKELDPIIAKQLYQIHQYQPDLMTDELETVIKSDRLKLKFKSEKTIQSKLQQSIFQQLTVSFPETEFINEYFIGFTRVDIACPKEKILIQVNGPDHYVGKSLNLSSQFNKHLFEKLGWSVVIIPYFDWDELFHNKDKQMYLEKKVPSLLKWPLEENRRGVIPYENVNVSDLSSVHYENKKEKALGLFKRKKQVRLQKKIGNTDHYKPLVSQVWENILQNNPLLKQVRPDELETAYDVFKGFYQDLSRQISLKILKKITRKGLDEAIYLKKVELVSSKTLFYFFQCKPFRYGIRLNAGIYPELAFTESKLKETLYQACALAKKAQ; this comes from the coding sequence ATGAATAAAAATATAGGGATTAATAGAAAAATTCAACAGCTGCAAACTACGAATAGTTTGTTTATGCTTTTTTACGAGGAAGAAACGCAGTTTGATTCAGTTAACTTATCCACACTGCTTAATAAACTCAGCAAAATCATTTTCTGGAAATATTTCTCTCCTTGCGAAAAAAATATTTTAAAAATAGTTTCTTTAATTCCGTTCTATGATTTTGAACCTCGGGGGATAGCTAACATATTAAATGCTTTTTCTAAATGGCCAATTTCCATACACAAAACCTCCTATGCAGAAGCGATTAAGCATTTAATACAAAAAATTCCTTATCAAGCTCATGATTTTAATGCACAGGAAATTGCAAATACACTTAACCCCCTAAGCAAATGGCCTGAGTGCGTGAAAGAAGTTTCTTGCCAAAAAGCGATCGATGCGCTCGTTAATTGCATTCCTGAAAAAGCCCATGGTTTTAATACACAGGAGATTGCAAACACACTCAACTCTCTCAGCAAATGGCCTGAGTGCGTGAAGGAAGATTTTTACCAAAAAGCGATGGATGCGCTTGTTAATTGCATTCCTGAAAAATCGCATGGTTTTAATACACAGGATATTTCGAATACACTCAACGCATTGAGTAAGTGGCCTCAATGTATGAAGCGAGTCTCTTACCAAAAAGCGATGGATGCGCTTGTTAGCTGCATTCCCGAGAAAGCCTGTGATTTTAAGGCACAGCATATTTCGAATACACTCAACGCATTGAGTAAGTGGCCTCAATGTATGCAGCAAGCTTCTTACCAAAAAGCGATGGATGCACTTGTTGATTGCATTCCCGAAAGAGCGCATGACTTTAATCCACAGGGTATTGCGAGTACGCTTAATGCATTAAGTAAGTGGCCTCAATGTATGAAGCGAATCTCTTTCTCAAAAGCGATCGATACACTAATCGATTGCATTCCCGAAAGAGCCCATGACTTTAATGCACAGTATATTGCGAATACACTCAATGCACTGAGTAAATGGCCTGAGTGCATGAAGAAATCCTCTTGCTCAGAAGCAATAGATATACTAGTCGATTACATTCCCGAACAAGCCTATGGCTTTAATGCACAGGGGGTTGCGAATACACTTAATGCATTAAGCAAATGGCCTCAATCAATGAAGCGAGTCTCTTACTCAAAAGCGATCGAGATACTAATCGACTGCATTCCCGAAAGAGTGCGTGACTTTAATGCACAGGGTATTGTGAATACACTCAATGCATTAAGCAAATGGCCTGAGCACATGAAGGTAGTCTCTTACTCAAAAGCAATCGATACATTAGTTGACTGTATTCCCGAGAAAATCCATGGTTTTAATACTCAGGGTATTGCGAGTACGCTTAATGCATTAAGCAAGTGGTCTGAGCGCATGACAGAGAGAGGCTTTTACGTAAAAGCGAGGGATGTACTTGTTAGCCGCATTCCTCAAAAAGCTCATACCTTTAAGGCGCAGGAGATTGCGAATATATTTAATACACTGATTAAATGGCCTGAATGTATGAAGGAGGCTTCTTACGCAATAGCAATGGATACGCTAGCAAGCGGTATCCCTGAAAGAGTTTATGACTTTAATGCACAGGAGATTGCAAATACACTCAACTCCCTAAGCAAATGGCCTGAGTGCATGAAGAAATCCGTTTACTCAAAAGCGATAGACAGGCTCGTTGAGTGCATTCCCGAAAGAGCGCGTGACTTTAATGCGCAGGATATTTCGAATACACTCAATGCATTGAGCAAATGGCCTCAATGTATTAAGAAAGCTTCTTACCAAAAAGTGATAGATGGGCTTGTTAGCTGTATTCCTGAGAAAGCGCATGATTTTAATACACAGGAGATTGCGAATACACTCAATGCACTAAGCAAGTGGCCTGAACGCACGAGGGGAGTTTTTTATCTTAATGCGATTGATGCGCTTATTGACTGCATTCCTGAAAAAAGCCATGATTTTAATGCACAGTATATTGCGAATATACTCAATGCACTCAGTAAGTGGCCTAAGTCCATGAAGCGAGTCTCTTACTCAAAAGCGATAGAGATACTAATCGACTGCATTCCCGAAAGAGCCGATGACTTTAATGCACAAGATATTTCGAATACACTCAACGCATTAAGCAAGTGGCCTAATCGGATAAAGGAAATGTCTTACTTAAAAGCGATGAACGCGCTCGTTGACTGCATTCCTGAAAGAGCGAATACTTTTGATTCGCACAATATTGCAAACATACTTAACGCATTCACCAAGTGGCCTGAGTGCATGAAGAAATCTATTTACTTAAAAGCGATAGACATTCTCGTTGAGTGCATTCCCGAAAGAGTCCATGATTTTAATGCGCAGACTATTGTTAGTCTAGCCTTCACAGGTTCTCTATTCCAACTCGCGGATTATTCAAATTTTTTATTAATTAAGATGAGAGAAATAATTAAAAATAATGAAAAAATTATTCTAAAAGAATTAGATCCCATCATCGCTAAACAACTTTATCAAATTCATCAATATCAACCTGATCTCATGACAGACGAACTTGAAACAGTTATTAAAAGCGATCGGCTTAAGCTCAAATTTAAATCAGAAAAAACAATTCAGTCTAAGCTGCAGCAAAGCATATTTCAGCAGCTAACTGTTTCTTTCCCAGAAACTGAATTTATAAATGAGTATTTTATAGGTTTTACACGTGTGGATATTGCTTGTCCCAAAGAAAAAATTCTTATACAAGTCAATGGTCCGGATCATTATGTAGGTAAGAGTCTGAATCTATCGAGTCAATTTAATAAGCACCTTTTTGAAAAACTAGGTTGGTCTGTAGTTATTATTCCGTATTTTGACTGGGATGAACTTTTTCATAACAAAGATAAACAAATGTACCTCGAGAAAAAGGTCCCTTCATTATTAAAATGGCCGCTTGAAGAAAATCGTAGAGGAGTTATTCCGTATGAAAATGTTAACGTTTCCGATTTGTCATCCGTTCATTATGAAAACAAAAAAGAAAAAGCTTTAGGTTTATTTAAAAGGAAAAAACAAGTAAGACTTCAAAAAAAGATAGGAAATACAGATCATTATAAACCTCTGGTTTCACAAGTATGGGAAAATATACTCCAAAATAACCCTCTATTAAAACAAGTTAGACCCGATGAACTTGAAACAGCGTATGATGTTTTCAAAGGATTCTATCAAGATTTGTCTAGACAAATAAGTTTAAAGATTCTTAAAAAAATAACGCGTAAAGGATTGGATGAAGCCATCTACTTAAAAAAAGTTGAATTAGTTTCATCCAAAACACTCTTTTATTTTTTTCAATGCAAACCCTTCCGTTATGGAATACGTCTTAATGCAGGAATTTATCCAGAGTTAGCCTTTACAGAAAGTAAACTGAAAGAAACATTATACCAAGCTTGCGCGTTAGCCAAAAAAGCGCAATAG
- a CDS encoding leucyl aminopeptidase family protein: MLNCFTHESSQSIPLTAILPEQWSDWLADQTKSTQHWLQTINFIARPGSYSFIPGTAGKLQQVLLVRNDEADFWTFGLLPSVLPEGHYHVADMDKPKLGEQIALAWGLGAYEFIRYKSSTRPLAQLLISSKNHDQFMIKLEAIYRVRNMINTPADDMDPAELAENVFQIGKKYHATVTQIVGDELLTANYPAIYTVGKASCHKPRLVDLKWGDSKHPKITLVGKGVCFDSGGYNLKSSGNMLAMKKDMGGAANAIGLAEMIMAYQLPVRLRLLIPAVENMIAGNAYKPGDIIQTRHGLTVEIGNTDAEGRLILADALCEADSENPELLIDFATLTGAARGAVGTEISAFFTDHEQLAQHIIQHSQQQQDPVWRLPLYKPYQKLLDSKFANMSNCGSSPFAGAITAALFLRSFISEETTWLHFDFNAYNVNTRPGRPEGGEAMAILAVFSYLLERYPFQNKNKVI, from the coding sequence ATGCTTAATTGTTTTACACATGAATCCTCACAATCGATTCCTCTTACGGCCATTTTACCTGAGCAATGGTCAGATTGGTTAGCGGATCAGACAAAATCAACACAACATTGGTTACAGACCATAAATTTTATTGCAAGGCCAGGAAGCTATAGTTTTATTCCTGGTACAGCAGGAAAGCTACAGCAAGTTTTGTTGGTGCGTAATGATGAAGCAGACTTTTGGACATTTGGTTTGTTACCTAGTGTACTGCCTGAAGGACATTATCATGTAGCAGATATGGATAAACCCAAATTAGGGGAACAGATTGCTTTAGCATGGGGTTTGGGGGCGTATGAATTTATCCGTTATAAATCTTCAACTCGGCCTTTAGCACAATTGCTTATTTCGAGTAAAAATCATGATCAATTCATGATAAAACTTGAGGCGATTTATCGCGTCCGTAATATGATCAATACACCGGCGGATGACATGGATCCAGCCGAACTCGCAGAAAATGTATTTCAGATCGGCAAAAAATATCATGCGACGGTTACACAAATAGTCGGTGACGAACTGTTAACGGCTAATTATCCAGCTATTTATACTGTGGGTAAAGCCAGCTGTCATAAGCCGCGTTTAGTTGATTTAAAATGGGGAGATAGCAAACATCCAAAAATTACCTTAGTGGGGAAAGGCGTGTGTTTTGATTCCGGTGGATATAATTTAAAATCCAGCGGCAATATGTTAGCGATGAAAAAGGATATGGGTGGAGCAGCTAATGCCATAGGCTTAGCCGAAATGATTATGGCGTACCAATTACCCGTACGTTTACGCTTATTAATTCCAGCCGTCGAAAACATGATTGCGGGTAACGCTTATAAACCCGGCGATATTATCCAAACTCGACATGGCTTAACCGTAGAGATTGGAAATACAGACGCCGAAGGTCGCTTGATTTTAGCAGATGCTTTGTGTGAAGCCGATAGTGAAAATCCAGAATTGTTAATCGATTTTGCTACATTAACAGGTGCCGCACGAGGTGCTGTTGGAACAGAAATAAGTGCGTTTTTTACCGATCATGAGCAATTAGCGCAGCATATTATCCAACATAGTCAACAACAACAGGATCCAGTATGGCGCTTACCTTTATATAAACCTTATCAAAAGCTACTCGATAGTAAATTTGCTAATATGAGTAATTGTGGTTCTTCTCCTTTTGCCGGGGCTATAACCGCGGCTTTATTTTTGCGTAGTTTTATTAGTGAAGAGACAACGTGGTTACATTTTGATTTTAATGCTTACAATGTTAATACCAGACCAGGCCGACCGGAAGGTGGAGAAGCCATGGCGATATTAGCCGTATTTAGTTATTTATTAGAAAGATATCCTTTTCAAAATAAAAACAAAGTTATTTAA
- the ald gene encoding alanine dehydrogenase: MYIGVPKEIKNHEYRVAIVPSIVRELTEHGHQVFIETNAGSGVDISDSDYQEAGAIILNTAQEVFEQGNLILKVKEPQPQECAYLNEEKTLFTFLHLAADRKQTELLLASNCTAIAYETVTDARGGLPLLAPMSEVAGRMSIQAGAHCLEKAQGGRGILLSGLPGVASASAVVLGGGVVGSNAIRMALGLEAQVTVLDKSAAKLKELDLQFGGQLNTIFSTQDAVEKYVALADLLIGAVLVPGAEAPKIVTRELLKKMRPGSVVVDVSIDQGGCFATSRPTTHTDPTYIVDDIVHYCVSNMPGAVPRTSTFALTHATLPYILALANKGIYRALAEDVHLRNGLNISRGRITHQAVANVFDKPYVSAGEVLNA, encoded by the coding sequence ATGTATATTGGCGTTCCGAAAGAAATTAAAAACCATGAGTATCGAGTGGCTATCGTTCCTTCTATCGTTCGCGAATTGACTGAGCATGGTCATCAAGTATTTATTGAAACGAATGCAGGGAGCGGCGTTGATATTTCTGATAGTGACTATCAAGAGGCAGGCGCTATTATTCTGAATACCGCTCAAGAGGTTTTTGAACAAGGAAATCTCATTCTTAAAGTGAAAGAACCTCAACCACAAGAATGTGCTTATTTAAATGAAGAAAAAACTTTATTTACTTTTCTGCACTTAGCCGCCGATAGAAAGCAAACTGAATTGTTATTAGCGTCGAACTGTACCGCTATTGCTTATGAAACAGTGACCGATGCACGGGGAGGCTTACCTCTATTAGCACCTATGAGTGAAGTGGCAGGACGTATGTCAATCCAAGCGGGTGCACATTGTTTAGAGAAGGCACAAGGTGGAAGAGGTATTTTATTATCGGGTTTACCCGGTGTAGCATCGGCGAGTGCCGTTGTTTTAGGTGGAGGAGTCGTCGGTAGTAATGCCATCCGTATGGCCTTAGGTCTAGAAGCTCAAGTGACCGTATTAGATAAATCTGCCGCTAAATTAAAAGAACTCGATCTGCAATTTGGGGGACAGCTGAATACTATTTTTTCCACACAAGATGCGGTAGAAAAATATGTAGCGCTGGCAGATTTATTAATAGGTGCGGTATTAGTCCCAGGTGCTGAAGCGCCGAAAATTGTAACACGGGAGTTATTAAAAAAAATGCGTCCCGGTTCGGTTGTTGTGGATGTGTCTATCGACCAAGGCGGATGTTTTGCGACAAGTCGGCCGACAACCCATACGGATCCTACCTATATTGTCGATGATATTGTGCATTATTGTGTGAGTAATATGCCGGGAGCTGTGCCACGTACCTCTACGTTTGCTTTGACACATGCCACACTTCCTTACATTTTGGCCCTAGCCAATAAAGGAATTTATAGAGCTTTGGCTGAAGATGTTCATTTAAGAAATGGTTTGAATATTTCACGTGGTCGGATCACACATCAAGCGGTGGCGAATGTGTTTGATAAGCCTTATGTTTCTGCAGGGGAAGTCTTAAATGCTTAA